One genomic window of Haloferax mediterranei ATCC 33500 includes the following:
- a CDS encoding UbiA family prenyltransferase, whose protein sequence is MLVTRALSLDVTLAPVVVGLVTFAVYLGDRIADADTDAETTPDRAAFIQRHERTLNHVVSLSYGVAVALSVLGGPLALVLTLLPGVFWVLYASDWLPSLTAQFRRLKDVLLVNSLVVAFVWAVTLTALPLTFAGAPVTPAAVVVFAYYLLGIFVNVEIPNVRDTAGDRAIGVETLPVVLGVTRTRRVLYGIDIVTALMLVGAALWGLLAPLFVAALLVGLAFSVCVTSLVGRTAHGDALTLAAESEYVVVAAVLALVIL, encoded by the coding sequence ATGCTCGTCACAAGGGCGTTGTCGTTGGACGTCACGCTTGCTCCGGTGGTTGTTGGGTTGGTGACGTTCGCAGTCTATCTCGGAGACCGAATCGCTGATGCCGACACCGACGCGGAAACGACGCCCGACCGGGCGGCGTTTATCCAACGACACGAACGCACGCTGAACCACGTGGTTTCGCTGTCGTACGGTGTTGCTGTCGCGCTCTCTGTCCTCGGTGGACCACTTGCGTTGGTACTGACGCTCCTTCCCGGCGTGTTTTGGGTTCTCTACGCGTCCGACTGGCTCCCGAGCCTCACCGCGCAGTTTCGCCGTCTCAAGGATGTTTTGCTCGTGAACTCGCTCGTCGTCGCGTTCGTGTGGGCCGTGACGCTGACTGCTCTTCCGCTCACATTCGCTGGCGCGCCAGTCACACCGGCCGCCGTCGTCGTGTTCGCGTATTATCTCCTCGGTATCTTCGTCAACGTCGAGATTCCCAACGTCCGCGATACTGCTGGTGACCGCGCTATCGGCGTCGAGACACTTCCCGTCGTACTCGGTGTTACCCGAACTCGTCGCGTCCTGTACGGGATTGATATCGTGACAGCACTCATGCTCGTCGGTGCTGCATTGTGGGGACTTCTTGCCCCGCTGTTCGTCGCGGCACTCCTCGTCGGTCTCGCGTTTTCCGTCTGTGTTACGTCCTTGGTGGGTCGGACCGCTCACGGCGATGCACTCACGCTCGCGGCCGAATCTGAATACGTGGTCGTTGCTGCCGTCTTAGCTCTAGTCATCCTCTAA
- a CDS encoding histidine kinase N-terminal 7TM domain-containing protein: MVPITPLTLVLLATIVIGVAATLTAWRARPEPGSFPLVAMLAGQSWWSICLVLQIQATTLHEKLFWVAVSWLGVVVIPVGWLAFALDYTGRDKYLQPQYLVLASLIPAITVILTLTGEYHDLLYRESTLIVQNGAFRLDQSVGPWFWVITGYTYLLGLLGSIPIFGMLTSEMRPFRGQSVALLLGTLAPWASNVFYLLGIFDTSGLDPTPVAFSVSGVAYLAAVTRFRLFGASPSPTHRARRLVFTQMHDGAVVVDRHDTIVDMNEPAEDILGTNATTVLGMPSDSIIPSYDELPVDGEVSEPISIETSYGTDRYDVSVTRIDDVHGRFLGCLISFHDVSEILRERQRLKVLNRVLRHNLRTEANLISGYADLVADTEGTSESQLIKKHTQRIIDVGDKGRAIVDLFETNWMAKQPRSVPELLDACVTEVAKTYPDARISTGNVSPDIVVSPVLKPVLVNLIENGVEHNANDEPWVQISTRIDDTTVEFQVIDDGDGIGEYEREVLEHGDETPLEHGSGLGLWLVRWGVDIADGELRFENRQTGGSVVTVRVPRLSVAERN, translated from the coding sequence ATGGTCCCTATTACCCCACTCACCCTGGTGTTACTCGCCACAATCGTTATCGGGGTCGCAGCGACGCTCACCGCGTGGCGGGCCCGACCGGAGCCGGGGTCGTTCCCGCTTGTCGCCATGCTTGCGGGACAAAGTTGGTGGTCAATTTGCCTCGTGTTGCAGATTCAAGCGACGACGCTCCACGAAAAACTATTCTGGGTTGCTGTTTCGTGGCTCGGTGTTGTCGTTATTCCTGTGGGGTGGCTCGCATTCGCGCTTGATTACACTGGTCGCGACAAGTACCTTCAGCCCCAATACCTCGTGCTCGCCAGCCTTATTCCCGCTATCACGGTTATTCTGACACTGACCGGCGAGTACCACGACTTGCTCTATCGTGAGTCTACCCTCATCGTCCAAAACGGGGCCTTCCGTCTCGACCAGTCTGTTGGCCCGTGGTTTTGGGTTATTACGGGCTACACCTATCTGCTTGGCTTGCTCGGGAGTATCCCGATTTTCGGTATGTTGACGAGTGAGATGCGCCCGTTCCGTGGGCAGAGCGTCGCGCTTCTCCTCGGGACGCTCGCACCGTGGGCGAGTAACGTGTTCTACCTGCTCGGTATTTTCGACACGTCCGGTCTCGACCCGACTCCAGTTGCGTTTTCGGTATCCGGTGTCGCCTACCTCGCCGCAGTCACTCGGTTTCGGCTCTTCGGGGCGAGTCCGTCACCGACACATCGGGCTCGCAGACTCGTCTTCACACAGATGCACGACGGTGCCGTCGTCGTCGACCGACACGACACGATTGTCGATATGAACGAACCGGCGGAAGACATCCTTGGAACCAACGCCACGACCGTTCTCGGGATGCCCTCGGACAGTATCATCCCGTCGTACGATGAGTTACCGGTAGACGGGGAGGTTTCCGAGCCGATTTCGATTGAGACATCTTACGGAACGGACCGCTACGACGTTTCTGTCACGCGCATCGACGACGTTCACGGTCGGTTCCTCGGGTGTCTGATTTCGTTTCACGATGTCAGTGAGATTCTACGCGAGCGGCAGCGACTCAAAGTACTCAATCGAGTACTCCGGCACAACCTCCGGACGGAAGCGAATCTCATCTCGGGATATGCCGATCTGGTCGCCGATACCGAAGGAACTTCAGAAAGCCAGCTTATAAAGAAACACACCCAGCGTATCATCGATGTCGGTGACAAAGGTCGAGCGATTGTCGACCTGTTCGAGACCAACTGGATGGCGAAGCAACCCCGTTCCGTTCCGGAACTGCTCGATGCGTGTGTGACGGAGGTCGCCAAAACGTATCCTGACGCGCGTATCAGCACAGGAAACGTATCGCCCGACATCGTCGTTTCGCCCGTCCTCAAGCCCGTTCTCGTGAACCTCATCGAAAACGGTGTCGAGCACAATGCTAACGACGAGCCGTGGGTTCAGATTTCCACTCGAATCGACGATACCACGGTCGAGTTCCAGGTCATCGATGACGGCGACGGAATCGGTGAGTACGAACGTGAAGTGCTCGAACACGGCGACGAGACGCCACTCGAACATGGAAGCGGACTGGGTCTGTGGCTCGTTCGGTGGGGCGTCGATATCGCCGACGGTGAATTGCGTTTCGAGAACCGACAGACAGGTGGGTCAGTGGTGACGGTTCGGGTGCCGCGGTTGTCGGTAGCCGAACGAAACTGA
- a CDS encoding DUF4352 domain-containing protein, with translation MNRRTYLGLVGTTVGLSGCTGGGDQPRTDTDTTEPRTQGPTPQTAVETTVDNVSEGSGEYGLDVAEATVGEVFGDETLAMVIRSIERVSQIGAFKRADDGKVFLKVRLAVKNVTSDEYLAFSGKSQTRVVDAEKQAYQQTQTFDQSGKQFTAGQLVPGEVSRGDLAYEIPEDASDLKLRFDFLASDPFSYDRVVVPLGDSPNSPEDVIQDFQVDVASPGEAIEFNGISVTVNSVDIAGNVGSSNAGDGKEYAIVDFSVENKTDEQQQLSSLLQMCLKDGAGFPYSQDIVATSQLSEPYEDNYIDSGDTQRGKLAYNVAEGAAPLYWTLDFDLMADADKGIWNVR, from the coding sequence ATGAACCGGCGAACATACCTCGGTCTGGTGGGTACCACTGTAGGACTGTCCGGATGTACGGGCGGTGGCGACCAGCCCCGAACCGACACGGACACAACCGAACCCCGAACTCAGGGTCCGACTCCACAAACGGCGGTCGAAACGACGGTCGATAACGTCTCGGAGGGGTCCGGCGAATACGGACTGGACGTTGCCGAAGCGACGGTCGGAGAGGTGTTCGGAGACGAGACGCTTGCAATGGTCATTCGCTCCATCGAGCGGGTGAGTCAAATCGGGGCCTTCAAGCGGGCCGACGATGGCAAGGTCTTCTTGAAAGTTCGACTCGCGGTGAAGAACGTCACCTCGGACGAGTACCTCGCCTTCTCGGGGAAGAGCCAAACCCGCGTCGTCGACGCCGAGAAACAGGCCTATCAACAGACCCAGACGTTCGACCAATCCGGGAAACAGTTCACTGCCGGACAACTCGTTCCCGGAGAGGTTTCGCGAGGGGATTTGGCCTACGAGATTCCGGAGGATGCGTCCGACCTCAAACTCCGATTCGACTTCTTAGCGTCCGACCCCTTCTCGTACGACCGGGTTGTTGTTCCTCTCGGTGACTCACCGAACTCACCCGAGGACGTTATACAGGATTTTCAGGTCGATGTCGCCTCCCCCGGAGAAGCAATCGAATTCAACGGCATCAGCGTCACCGTCAATTCGGTGGATATCGCCGGAAACGTCGGGAGTTCGAACGCCGGTGATGGCAAGGAGTACGCGATTGTCGATTTCTCGGTGGAAAACAAGACTGACGAACAACAGCAACTCTCGTCGCTCCTCCAGATGTGCTTGAAAGACGGCGCGGGATTCCCCTACTCCCAAGATATCGTCGCAACGTCGCAGCTTTCGGAACCGTACGAGGATAACTACATCGACAGCGGAGACACTCAGCGCGGCAAATTGGCGTATAATGTGGCCGAGGGTGCTGCGCCGCTCTACTGGACGCTCGATTTTGACCTGATGGCGGATGCGGATAAGGGCATCTGGAACGTTCGGTAG
- a CDS encoding deoxyguanosinetriphosphate triphosphohydrolase family protein: MRTDRQYTETEEEYRSAFRRDRDRITYAPEFRRLKDVTQIAHVGESYLYHDRLTHSLKVAQVGESIAELLRQEYAHQQIERELDTQVVIAACYAHDIGHPPFGHVAERELNRLLQEEHTPNELGFEGNAQTFRILTRLANHREEGFGLNLTRATLNATIKYPWARSEKPNKDKWGYYKSEKEAFEFAREGSNRTEKQSLEAQIMEYADDVTYAVHDIDDFYRSGLIPLDRLLVEAEQNYRVDEETSNIEQYLREEGKEEIADNVRRVLNDINSNYARDPLKCPYTNSEEQRIAIAQFDSNLISDFINGSEGTEPPIIIDLTDDEFDLERDDNVEETIQVLKHITRYYVLSNPSLNAQRHGQRRIIRVVFNALYEESGKPGISAIPEPYRDRLQENLKVATETQNARVVADMITSMTEKQVSAMYKRLQGHSPGSLVDEIVR, encoded by the coding sequence ATGCGAACAGATCGTCAATACACCGAAACAGAGGAAGAATATCGAAGTGCATTCCGTCGAGACCGAGATCGGATCACGTACGCACCAGAATTCCGTCGGTTAAAAGACGTCACCCAGATCGCACACGTTGGGGAATCGTACCTGTATCATGACCGGTTAACTCACTCACTCAAGGTTGCACAAGTCGGTGAGTCAATCGCTGAGCTGCTAAGACAGGAATACGCTCATCAACAAATTGAGAGGGAATTAGATACACAGGTAGTCATCGCCGCCTGCTACGCCCACGATATTGGCCATCCACCATTCGGCCATGTTGCTGAACGTGAACTGAATCGACTCCTGCAAGAAGAACACACACCGAATGAATTGGGATTCGAAGGGAACGCACAGACATTCCGTATCCTCACCCGACTCGCAAACCACAGAGAGGAAGGATTCGGCCTCAACTTAACGCGAGCAACGCTCAACGCGACGATTAAGTATCCCTGGGCGCGCTCGGAAAAGCCAAACAAGGACAAGTGGGGTTATTATAAAAGCGAAAAAGAGGCATTCGAGTTCGCTCGGGAAGGATCGAACCGTACAGAAAAGCAATCGCTCGAAGCACAGATCATGGAATATGCAGACGATGTCACGTACGCAGTCCACGATATCGATGATTTCTATCGGAGTGGTCTCATTCCATTAGACCGCCTCTTGGTTGAGGCAGAACAGAATTACAGGGTTGATGAAGAGACAAGCAATATTGAGCAATATCTCAGAGAGGAGGGGAAAGAAGAAATCGCAGATAATGTCAGGAGAGTCCTAAACGATATCAATAGCAACTATGCAAGAGATCCGCTTAAATGTCCATATACGAATAGTGAAGAACAACGAATCGCAATTGCTCAGTTTGACTCCAATCTGATTTCTGATTTTATTAATGGTTCTGAAGGGACGGAACCCCCAATCATAATTGACCTAACTGATGACGAGTTCGACCTAGAACGAGACGATAACGTCGAAGAAACAATTCAGGTATTGAAGCACATCACGCGCTACTACGTGCTCTCAAACCCGTCATTGAATGCTCAACGACATGGGCAACGTCGGATCATCCGGGTCGTATTCAACGCGTTGTACGAAGAGTCTGGAAAACCAGGTATAAGCGCGATTCCAGAGCCATACCGGGACCGATTACAAGAGAATCTCAAAGTCGCTACTGAAACTCAGAATGCACGGGTTGTCGCAGATATGATCACATCGATGACTGAAAAACAGGTCAGTGCCATGTACAAGCGGCTCCAAGGCCATTCACCTGGCTCATTAGTTGACGAAATTGTCCGTTGA
- a CDS encoding phage NrS-1 polymerase family protein produces the protein MTPPLPTRAAMPDELLDRAQWVGWQKQTRGGDETKVPLDVTGGYASATDAATWTTFDEALAYATDGPADGVGYVFSDDDPIVGVDLDKCRNSETGATEAWAQEIIDRLDSYTEVSPSGTGYHILVQGSLLPDGNRTGNLELYEHARFFTMTGDRVDDTPPKVAERTAALAEIHSAYFETPTDAEPPRATQSHTERTQAEPPNETSERGNDLTDDDVIRRASNAANSVKFRRLWGGDTSAYDSRSDADMALCSLLAFWTAGDATQMDRLFRDSGLYRERWDEVHFADGSTYGEKTIERAVSGTSEFYDPTGFSSAVRRSTTRTDLSRRAERDRREKTDSGTAPRETTTPQDGPTDDHLDRLDELQEHLESVLEENERLEAELERERERRRELEAQLEDVADDADDGGWSLFGWFR, from the coding sequence ATGACGCCACCACTCCCGACGCGGGCTGCGATGCCGGACGAACTTCTCGACCGAGCCCAGTGGGTGGGGTGGCAAAAACAGACGCGCGGTGGAGATGAGACGAAGGTTCCGCTGGACGTAACCGGTGGGTATGCATCGGCGACAGACGCCGCGACGTGGACGACATTTGACGAGGCGCTGGCGTACGCAACAGACGGGCCTGCGGATGGCGTGGGATACGTGTTCAGCGACGACGACCCCATCGTTGGTGTCGACCTCGACAAGTGTCGCAACAGCGAGACGGGAGCGACCGAAGCGTGGGCACAAGAGATAATCGACCGCCTGGATTCCTACACAGAAGTCAGTCCATCAGGCACCGGCTATCACATTCTCGTTCAGGGCTCGCTTCTACCCGACGGCAATCGCACAGGCAACCTCGAACTGTACGAACACGCGCGATTCTTCACGATGACAGGCGACCGCGTCGACGACACACCACCCAAGGTGGCCGAGCGGACCGCAGCGCTCGCGGAGATACACAGCGCGTACTTCGAGACGCCAACAGACGCCGAGCCACCACGCGCCACACAGAGCCACACAGAGAGAACGCAAGCGGAACCACCGAACGAGACATCCGAGCGTGGAAACGACCTCACAGACGACGACGTGATTAGACGCGCATCGAACGCTGCAAACAGCGTGAAATTCCGCCGCCTGTGGGGTGGCGATACGAGCGCGTACGACAGTCGCTCAGACGCCGACATGGCACTGTGTTCGTTGCTGGCGTTCTGGACGGCAGGGGACGCTACCCAGATGGACCGCCTGTTTCGCGACTCCGGACTGTATCGCGAGAGATGGGACGAGGTGCACTTTGCGGATGGGTCGACCTACGGCGAGAAGACAATCGAGCGGGCGGTATCGGGGACGAGCGAGTTTTACGACCCGACAGGATTTTCGAGTGCAGTTCGACGTTCGACAACGCGGACGGACCTGTCTCGACGGGCAGAGCGTGACCGACGTGAGAAAACCGATTCGGGGACAGCGCCACGAGAGACAACGACGCCTCAGGACGGGCCTACTGACGACCATCTCGACCGGCTCGACGAGCTGCAAGAACACCTCGAATCAGTGCTCGAAGAAAACGAGCGTCTCGAAGCCGAACTCGAACGCGAACGCGAGCGACGACGTGAACTAGAAGCGCAGTTGGAGGACGTGGCTGACGATGCAGACGATGGCGGGTGGTCGCTGTTTGGGTGGTTTCGATAG
- a CDS encoding DUF7261 family protein, with protein MSRLFSGSDETDRTSTDRGQLVLVSGAVVVVALLTIVLVHAQLGYAVTDAAPPVDDVAAATDDAVEAATADVAGRYSWAARESAVADFRSQLDPSLTRIEHAHTGSGGVSLSTNNSVAAGWALRNCPESTYRDFGQCVADDGVVVQERAGETAIVAALVDVRIGTPQSETDLTFVFRPE; from the coding sequence GTGAGCCGACTGTTCAGCGGGAGCGACGAGACGGACAGGACGAGCACCGACCGCGGGCAACTCGTCCTCGTCTCCGGCGCAGTCGTCGTAGTCGCGTTACTTACCATCGTGCTCGTACACGCGCAACTCGGCTACGCCGTCACGGACGCCGCCCCGCCGGTTGATGACGTGGCCGCAGCGACAGACGACGCTGTCGAGGCCGCGACCGCGGATGTCGCAGGCCGGTACAGTTGGGCCGCGAGGGAGTCGGCGGTCGCAGACTTCAGGTCGCAACTCGACCCGTCGCTCACGCGAATCGAACACGCACACACCGGTTCCGGTGGTGTGTCACTCTCGACTAACAACTCGGTCGCCGCGGGATGGGCGCTCAGAAACTGCCCCGAGAGCACGTACCGCGACTTCGGCCAGTGCGTCGCAGACGACGGCGTGGTCGTTCAGGAGCGCGCCGGAGAGACCGCTATCGTCGCCGCCCTCGTCGACGTGCGAATCGGGACGCCGCAGTCCGAGACGGACTTGACGTTCGTCTTTAGGCCGGAGTGA
- a CDS encoding DUF7262 family protein, producing the protein MRDPLGFDRGRGGSDVLSNESRGQLSLTMVEAAVATLFILAVAASFSLTPTAPVGTETALDQRATDAAALVADVPADGPGTFLGAACASPGDFDARAARLHEVATAGLPTGAFVSLRTDVGTVGTQPPETARVGTASVAVPRCTATLEVWYP; encoded by the coding sequence ATGCGTGACCCGCTCGGATTCGACCGCGGTCGTGGCGGTTCCGACGTACTGTCGAACGAGTCTCGCGGTCAACTCTCGCTTACGATGGTCGAGGCGGCGGTGGCGACGCTGTTTATCCTCGCCGTCGCGGCGAGTTTCTCATTGACGCCGACTGCACCCGTAGGGACCGAAACGGCTCTCGATCAGCGGGCGACAGACGCTGCGGCGCTCGTCGCGGACGTGCCTGCCGACGGACCGGGAACGTTCCTCGGAGCGGCCTGCGCTTCGCCGGGTGACTTCGACGCCCGAGCGGCGCGCTTACACGAGGTCGCAACAGCGGGGCTTCCGACCGGCGCGTTCGTCTCGCTCCGAACCGACGTTGGAACGGTCGGTACCCAACCACCGGAGACGGCGCGGGTCGGAACCGCGTCGGTTGCGGTGCCTCGCTGTACCGCGACGCTGGAGGTGTGGTACCCGTGA
- a CDS encoding DUF7263 family protein — protein sequence MTTATARAQTTLAGLAVALVLVTTVTAGSIVVADRTLADATNDPLEQHQAERAADALVTDSPLTTAQGRIDKSLVNKTNASELATAVPTLRSVDFRVRVDGETIAAQGDPQGGTTVSRGAVAIETRTASETIDLNDSDAATLNGRTNRIQFDVNPDPDTTVRTIRVGDRVVLHRPTGIEGTHTVNVTDYADPVIRVERVGPAPTGSVTATATLFETEAARIEVTVDA from the coding sequence GTGACGACCGCGACGGCCCGCGCACAGACGACGCTCGCCGGTCTCGCAGTAGCGCTCGTCCTCGTGACGACCGTCACTGCGGGGAGTATCGTCGTCGCCGACCGAACACTCGCAGACGCAACGAACGACCCGCTCGAACAGCACCAAGCCGAACGTGCAGCGGACGCGCTCGTCACCGACTCGCCGCTAACGACGGCGCAGGGACGCATCGATAAGTCGCTCGTAAACAAGACGAATGCCAGCGAACTCGCGACGGCCGTGCCCACGCTTCGAAGCGTCGACTTCCGCGTCCGAGTCGACGGAGAGACGATAGCCGCCCAAGGTGACCCGCAGGGCGGGACCACCGTCTCACGGGGTGCGGTCGCCATCGAGACGCGCACTGCCAGCGAGACAATCGACCTCAACGACAGCGATGCGGCGACCCTCAATGGTCGAACGAACCGAATTCAGTTCGACGTGAACCCCGACCCGGATACGACCGTCCGAACGATTCGCGTCGGCGACAGGGTCGTCCTGCACCGACCGACCGGAATCGAGGGCACGCACACCGTGAACGTCACAGACTACGCCGACCCGGTGATTCGCGTCGAGCGAGTCGGTCCCGCTCCAACGGGCAGCGTCACTGCAACCGCGACGCTATTCGAGACGGAAGCGGCCCGAATCGAGGTGACCGTCGATGCGTGA
- a CDS encoding DUF7266 family protein encodes MAEEHGTTTSFRTARRAVVPVVGKALEAAIVVLFIGLLTTILFGGVVPDHRDAVGHELADKTLSTAAERVETTATVPDAAVRGTHQATVDIPRSIRGSTYRIEFVQNATLATDANVTAPALVLDHPNDAFDRQLPVTLPESVSVSGTWDSGTDCVVRVVVDDDETAVELSNGGGQ; translated from the coding sequence GTGGCTGAGGAACACGGAACGACGACCTCATTTCGGACTGCCCGGCGCGCCGTCGTCCCGGTCGTCGGCAAGGCCCTCGAAGCCGCAATCGTCGTGCTGTTCATCGGGCTATTGACGACCATCCTCTTCGGCGGCGTCGTCCCCGACCACCGCGACGCAGTCGGCCACGAACTCGCCGACAAAACGCTCTCGACGGCAGCTGAGCGCGTCGAAACGACTGCGACGGTTCCCGACGCGGCAGTTCGCGGAACTCACCAAGCGACCGTCGATATTCCGCGGTCGATTCGCGGGAGCACCTACCGAATCGAGTTCGTGCAGAATGCCACGCTCGCCACCGACGCCAACGTGACGGCTCCCGCGCTCGTTCTCGACCATCCGAACGACGCGTTCGACCGACAACTACCGGTCACGCTCCCTGAATCAGTAAGCGTCTCTGGCACGTGGGACAGCGGTACCGACTGTGTCGTCCGCGTCGTCGTTGATGACGACGAAACGGCAGTTGAACTCTCGAACGGAGGCGGGCAGTGA
- a CDS encoding DUF7289 family protein, producing the protein MSRVLTQLNGTARTRAQSNVVGVALLLGIGVVAIGLLTASVGTLVDAQVATADADAAVEGFTDLRDGVFAGANGSHPVRVTDGDLSRVNRTVRILSESGTNRTYDADGYAAELGGHRVAFVGGAVARGTGESATLATPVPLSLAGDAAFLALPVLTTNSTDGGGLGSGATLRTRTNRTVVDLPTDTYTVAIETAVPSAWERAFERRGFTPTRTDYDDDGVESVVVAVPDDRTLTLARYDLTVVVDRG; encoded by the coding sequence ATGAGCCGCGTCCTCACCCAACTGAACGGGACAGCCCGTACCCGCGCCCAATCGAACGTCGTCGGCGTCGCGCTCCTCCTCGGAATCGGCGTCGTCGCCATCGGTCTCTTGACCGCGAGCGTCGGAACGCTCGTTGACGCACAAGTTGCGACCGCCGACGCGGACGCCGCCGTCGAGGGTTTCACCGACCTCCGAGATGGCGTCTTCGCCGGCGCGAATGGTAGCCATCCGGTTCGCGTCACCGACGGCGACCTCTCACGAGTGAACCGAACCGTCCGAATCCTCTCGGAATCGGGAACCAACCGAACCTACGACGCCGACGGCTACGCCGCCGAATTGGGTGGCCACCGAGTCGCCTTCGTCGGCGGGGCGGTGGCCCGCGGAACGGGAGAAAGCGCCACCCTCGCCACACCAGTTCCGCTCTCGCTCGCCGGTGATGCAGCGTTTCTCGCGCTTCCGGTGCTGACAACGAATTCGACCGACGGTGGCGGACTCGGTTCGGGGGCAACACTCCGAACGCGAACCAATCGAACCGTGGTCGACCTCCCCACCGACACCTACACCGTCGCCATCGAGACCGCGGTCCCAAGTGCATGGGAACGAGCGTTCGAGCGCCGCGGCTTCACCCCAACGCGCACAGACTACGACGACGATGGCGTCGAGAGCGTCGTCGTGGCCGTCCCCGACGACCGGACGCTCACGTTAGCCCGGTACGACCTCACGGTGGTGGTCGACCGTGGCTGA